GGTCTGGTCGTCCGTCGCGTCCGTATCTGCCGTCGCGCTTGTATAGGGCTGTTTGTCAGTCAATTGACCGTTAAAAATATATTTCCCGTTCAATTGGCTGTTGCCCAGCGTAACCGCCTGTTCATACAACTGGTTCAATTCCGCGCTGATCGCGTCTAACGCCGTCTGCGGATTGGTTCCGTTAACACCTTGCACGGTCAACTCATTGGCGCGCTGAAAAATGTCGTTGATTTGCCCCATTACCGTATCCAAATGCTCAACTGCCGATTTGGCAAAGTCCACATTGCGCTGAAATTGATCGTTTATCGTAATTTCACTCCGGTAGCGAAGCGCGTAAGTAATACCCACCGGATCATCGGAAGGACGATTGATTTTACGGCCGGTGGAGAGCATATTCTGGTAGTTGCTCATCTTATTAACGTTATTGGATATATTGGAGAGAAGTTGCGCAGTTATCATACTTTGGGTTACTCGTAAAGGCATCACACAGCCTCCCTTATTGTTAAAAATCCAGCCGGGCAAGCATGTTAACGGCCGACAATCCCCATCCCGTTAATCACTTTATCCAGCAATTGATCGAAAGTGGTCATCATTCGCGCTGCCGCGGCATATGCATGTTGGAATTTGATCAAGTTCGCCATCTCTTCGTCGAGCGATACACCGCTAACTGACTGCCTGCGGCTGTCCACCTGGTCGACCAGGGCCTTCTGGTTGGACAACTGCCGGTTTGCCTCGCTTGTCTGGACGCCCAGTTGCCCGACCATGGACCGATAAAAATCATCGATTGTGCCTTGATCCATGGAGACGCCGGAAGTGTTCAAATCGTATTCGAATTTTGTTTCCCGCAGCTGGGAAACCAACAATGCCAAAGTATTGTTGCCTTTTACGACTTCTTCTGTTGTTCCGGTTACAATTGTTCGCATCGAAGAAGCGACCATGCTGGAGTCGGCCGCGATGGCGGGATTCAGCTGAATCGTGGCGGCGGTAATATCCGTTCCGGTTTTGGCGGTAAAGAAATCTTCGCCGGGTGTCAGCGGATCTTTGAACGTATAGCCCAATTTGTGCAGGCCGTTCAAACCGTTCACGACAACGGTCGTGTCAGACGTCAACGTTCGATTCGCCCCGGTAAAGGTAATTGCCTGCACACTGCCGTCCGGCTGCACCACTTGCAAAACCGTATTGTCCGGGAGCACGGAACCGGCCGGGATGGTGATTTGCACTTCGCCTGTAGCGATCGTGTTGGCCAAAATATCGAGCTGCTTCTGGTAATCGGCGACATACCGGTCGCGCGAGACGATAATCCCGTACGCCTCACCGCTGTTCAAATCCCCGGAGGAAAAAGCGCTTTCCAGTGTCGATGCGGCGATATTTGTTGCCGCGCCGCCCGCCACAAGAGTGGTTCCGCCCATTGTAATGGTGTAGCCCTGTTGTGTTTCCACCACTTGAATGTTGACGATTTTGGACAGATCGTCGGTCAAAACGTCACGCTGATCGCGCAAGTCGTTCGCGTTATCGCCGAGCCCTTCGATTCGTTGAATCTCGCTGTTCAGATTGGCAATTGTCGAGGCGATCGAGCTGATCTGCGTCGCCTTTACATTCAGGCTGTTGGTCAAATCGGAATGTAAATCGCTGAGTTGCTTGCTTGTCAAATTAAACGCGTCGGCTAGCGCGATGGCGTTTTCCCGCACAATTTTCCGTCCCGTTACGCTAAGGGGATCATTGCTTAAATCCGACCATGATTTCCAGAAGTTATCAATGACCGAGCGCAAGCCGGTGTCGGAAGGCTCATTCACAATCGTCTCCAGTTTCTCCAACGTATCGCTCTGCACGCTCCAGCTT
The genomic region above belongs to Bacilli bacterium and contains:
- the flgK gene encoding flagellar hook-associated protein FlgK, coding for MRSTFHGIEVAKRSLFTQQAALQTTGHNIANANTRGYSRQVVNMVASRPIEAVGMSRSNVPGQLGMGVEFSSITRVRERFLDDQFHNENKSLGSWSVQSDTLEKLETIVNEPSDTGLRSVIDNFWKSWSDLSNDPLSVTGRKIVRENAIALADAFNLTSKQLSDLHSDLTNSLNVKATQISSIASTIANLNSEIQRIEGLGDNANDLRDQRDVLTDDLSKIVNIQVVETQQGYTITMGGTTLVAGGAATNIAASTLESAFSSGDLNSGEAYGIIVSRDRYVADYQKQLDILANTIATGEVQITIPAGSVLPDNTVLQVVQPDGSVQAITFTGANRTLTSDTTVVVNGLNGLHKLGYTFKDPLTPGEDFFTAKTGTDITAATIQLNPAIAADSSMVASSMRTIVTGTTEEVVKGNNTLALLVSQLRETKFEYDLNTSGVSMDQGTIDDFYRSMVGQLGVQTSEANRQLSNQKALVDQVDSRRQSVSGVSLDEEMANLIKFQHAYAAAARMMTTFDQLLDKVINGMGIVGR
- the flgL gene encoding flagellar hook-associated protein FlgL; the protein is MPLRVTQSMITAQLLSNISNNVNKMSNYQNMLSTGRKINRPSDDPVGITYALRYRSEITINDQFQRNVDFAKSAVEHLDTVMGQINDIFQRANELTVQGVNGTNPQTALDAISAELNQLYEQAVTLGNSQLNGKYIFNGQLTDKQPYTSATADTDATDDQTFSLEFAAGVTIPVNVTGNEVFGSGPESLFAILKGLKDSFSAGDQAAARVYLGKLEDRFDKFLEVRAEVGARANRIDMLDSQLESLSINLQKLSGETEDADIAETITKLKTAENVYQASLSVGAKIIQPSLVDYLR